The stretch of DNA AGAAACACTGCAAAGAGGAATGTAGGGATTCAGGAGGTCAGGTGGGATCAGTGTGGAAAATAAAGGATTTTACATTATGGACCACTTGGAATTGATGCCACATTTGCTGACCTCATGTAAGCAATAACTGTTATTTCAAATTGTTATGTAATACCCATGAAGTGGATATACTGTAGTTTTCTCAAACTTCCCATGCCCTTGGACATTTAGACAGTTCCTACTTTAATGCATTGAGAAGTGTTGCAGAGAGCAGtcttgtttcttgagttcttcttcattttagattttttttagtttgggtAGATTCTCAGAATAAGGATAATCGGGATTACATATATAAGCACAATTAAGGCTTTTGAAAGTTAATTTCATTCAGTACTTTTGTACCTCTCTATTGGTGGATGGTTGTACAATTTTTGAGATTGTGAAAGGCTAGATTGCATTCAGTATATGGGATACAGTTCTAGCTttaaattaaatgaggtaatggaGCTGAAAGGCATTATCGCTTTGCGCGACACATAGGTTTTTCAGCACGTAATAACTGAATGGAGCTGAGGGTGCTTTCTTCCTCGCCCTGTACGGTGAGAGGTGCACGCAGGGTTTGTGTGTTAACTTTCTGGTAACCAGTGGGGTTGAGGGCTCATGATCCTGCAGTCCTGCTTTCCTCCAGCTGGTTGGTTAGTAAACTTGAATCTAACTGGGTAGttatttacctttcttaaaatttctttcatgTAACGAGTTACATAGTTTGAGAAAGAATTCTGTTGGAATTTGCCAATTTGTTTACCTCAATGTACCTTTGTCCCACAGAGTCCTTCTATGACACTTTCCACACCATGGCTGACATGATGTATTTCTGCCAGATGCTGTCGGTGGTGGAAACTATCAATGCAGCGATCGGAGTCACTAAGTCCCCAGTGGTGCCCTCTCTTACCCAGGTACTGGATAGTTGACCTCGAGGGTGGAGAATGAAAGATGTCAGTGTTATTTTGGAGGTGTGCCACAACTTGATGAGAAGTCTCAGTTAGTAAAAATACCTATCTATCAGCACAGGAAAAGCACTGTTTTATCTGAACGAGGAGGATATATTTAAGcctcagaaatattttctgaagtAAACTGTCGCCCCTTCAGGTTGATTTCATTATAACATCTTTATGAAATCAGTTATACTAGTAAAGCTAGGGACacttgattcccaggcaggagaaactcccacctCAATCTTCTTAGAGAGACCTTGGTCTCCTCCCATCTTGGGTAGATGAAGGCAGTATCATAACTAGTGACTCTGTCTACTGTGGGACTTTCGTATATGAAGCAGGATGTTCTGGCTCCTGtggggacccctccccccagcgcATCTCCGTCTTTCCCTAGTATTTGGAAGGTTGTTAGCAGGAATGGGGCGTCAAAGCCTTgcatcctcctttcctttcccagctGTATGATTACACGCCATTAAATATTGCCTACGCAGACACGGGGGAGCCAGGTGATTGATTACTGGTTAGTCTTTCAGGAGTAGTGTTGATCATTTTACCCTTTTGTGGTATACCAGTGCTGACATGCCAGTAGTATCAGTTGCCTGGTAAAGGGTGTTAATACAATAGCTTTGTTATATCCAGCTTTTCTGCCCTGGGAAGCGGCTACtttgtttaaagaataaaaagggaGTAGTGAGTGACCTACTAATATggagtaatatatatatatattttttaaattttttttatttttatttattttttagagagggaagggagggagatagagagagagagagaaacatcaatgtgcagttgctgggggttatggcctgcaacccaggaatgtaccctggctgggaatcgaacctgggacactttggttcccagcctgcgctcaatccactgagctacgccagccaggctagtaatatatattttttatgtcaaTGACTAGTACAGATAAGAAGTAGGGTAGAATTTCTAGGGCCAGGATTCCTAGGTTCAGCATCATGTTGCAAGGCTCCAGCGAGTGCCATGCATGTAGAAATCGGTGTGAAGGCAGCCCCAGGAGTGGGACAGTGCCACGAGATTCCTGGGGGTGAGTCTTGGGAACCTCACATTGAGTAAGAAGTCACAGAACGGTACACACAGTATGATTTCAGCACATGTAAAAACAGGCCAAGTGAAACACTCTACTGTTTAGAAATACATACATAAGCAGAACAGAATGGTTAACATAAGATAGTAGTTATGTacatggtgggggtgggtgtcTTACAAAATGTTCTACTTCTTAACTTGGGTTATGCAAACACAAATGTTCATTTGGCAGTATCCTTGAAACAGTGTTggaatgtgtgtatatttttaaaaaatatactatttatgattatgtatttatacacacacacattcttatcCAGAAAGACTGGCTTGGGTATTAACTTGTTTCAAAACTAGGGCAGAGGATTAAACCATTTGAgctagtttttttctgtttacctTGAATCTAGCTGGGTTAGGTTTCAGATGACACATATATATggttttaaacatatatttttaaacttttttctctctctcggGTCCTTTTAACAGCTTTTAGgaagaaatttcattttgtttatcatcTTTGGCACCCTGGAAGAAATGCAGAACAAAGctgtgttttctttgtgttttacatATGGAGCACAGTTGAAATTTTCAGGTGGGTAGAAACGCTAGGATGCTGTTTGAATGCGTCTCCTTTGGATCAGCTTTCTTTTCAGAGAGCTGCTGTCTCATCCAGAGTCTCATTTGGTTTGGGGTGCAGGTTCCATCTGTGGAGAGTGGTAACTGGATGTGTGTGCTCCTCAAAAGTGAGGCAGAGTGTTTTTTTAAGCAGTCTTTGGATCGTAACACTGGCCACTGTGAGCAGAGGGAGGGCTCCAGGGAAATGAAAGACCTGTTTTACCCTTCAGGCTCTTGCTGTCTGGTTGGGAAGAAAGGGCTCATTGCACACAGAAGAATTCATGAAGGGCTGAAGGAATGTGGGGCTGAAGGAGGAGTCCAGGTTGTGGGGGTTAGTGAAGACCAGCCTTCTAGAAGGGATGGTAGAAATGGATCTTTTACTACAAGATTTTTGAAGTTTAAATTGATCTCTTATCTGATTCTTCCATTCTTAGTTGTCAATAAAGTAAacgtctttaaaaaaattcaattaaagtaGATGTATTCTTCTCTACCAGACCATATATTCCTATGTATGATTCAAGGTTAAAGGTCTTCGGTATACTTAACTATACTTTTGTATACGTATCTCGATGGCATTCATTTGTCCAGAGATAGTGTCTGTCATCCTTATCTACCCTATTTttcggactgtaagatgcacctaggttttagaggaggaaaataggaaaaaaaattttgaagcaaaaaatgtagtaaaatatctaataacaaaaataatataatacttcaccaatgtaaatgtaaacagaactcaacagcagcagtaacaaccattattcctcccaaatttggggcggggcaggagggtgcgtcttatagtccaaaaaatgcaGTACTTGGAATTTTGATGGGAACTAGGAATGAAGCCAAAAAGCTTCTGAGCATCCATTCCACATACTCAACTATTCCAAAGAGGGTTCCTTTGAGACATACACTTGGTATCTCATTCAAGAGAGTTCACATGCTTTGAAGATTGGGGGAGGAGCATGATGGGAATTTATGGGTAGATAGCTCAGGGTTACACTACTGTTCGGAAGAAGAAGCGTGTGGCGAGTTGTGAAATGGTTCTGTTTGAATGGTGTTGTAGAGCTGCCTTCAGAACCCAAAGTGGCTTTTCACACTGAATCCTTATTTTCAACAGGTACCCCTTCTACATGCTCTGCTGCATTGACATGGATTGGAAGGTGCTCACGTGGCTTCGTTACACTGTGTGGATTCCTTTGTATCCTCTGGGATGTTTGACAGAAGGTACTTTCAGGAACTCAGGTTTAATAGCTTAGCTCCAAGGGACAGCTAAGCCAATAGGCCAGTTAGTTCTTGCTCCCTCTGCCAGCTTTAGCCAATATGTGGATGTTGGacttttcaagattttctttctaGTGGTTTCCTTCCACAATACTCCTGGCATCCCGACTATTCCAGGGAGACACCTCATTGGAAGCTTATGTGTCACGTGCTTCCTATTTATACGGTAGTTTTAGTTTTCCAAAGCAGGTTCATACTgatgacttcattttatttctgacaGACAACTAGTGGGTGAGTCAGGTAGGGATTTTCTCTCCATGTTATAGAATAGGAAACGGAAGCCCAGTGTCACCAAGTGATTGTTCCTCACTCCTCTTCTGTTGTCAGTTGGGAGGTTCATGTggaaaactggggggggggggggcggggagaagaggCATAAGTCCTCTGTCCGGAGGGAGGAGGCATTTTCAGCAAACCCATGACTGAAACTCGGAGGGGTCAGAAGGCGCTGTCACTAGACGTGACTCCATTTTATTTGCTTCTAACAAGTTCTTGTTTCTGCTTTCAGCTGTCTCAGTGATCCAGTCCATGCCAATATTCAACGAGACAGGAAGATTCAGTTTCACATTGCCGTACCCAATGAAAATCAAAGtcagattttccttctttcttcagaTTTATCTCATAATCTTGTTTTTAGGTAAGCATTGGCTCTGCAACAGACTATTTCCTTTCACTTCTTTAGAGGTAGAGTAAAATGACTCCAAGTTTTCAAAGTCTTCAGGAACCATATTTCCAAAGGAGTCGTGTAGAGTTAAGAGGAAGAGGACTGCTGAGAATAGACCGTCTAGCAGAAACGCTGTGTGGGCAGTAGTTCCTCCCAGACCCCTAGTGGTCGAGTTAGCTTTCTTGAAGTGCTCTTGGCCATTGGGAACTCATCATAATATAGTTCATGTTTAAAATGATTCAAGAAGttcttttaaagtagaaaaagaagcTCATTTTCCTTTTACTAATTTCAGGAGCACATTCCTTACCCAGAGCTTACAGGGCTGGGGGACGGGCAGTCCAACTAGCAGCAAAGAAGGGGGAGCCCCGAGCCATCACAAAGCCTTCTGCCTAACCATTCCTCACGTGCAACctgcttgcttatttattaatttactttcatAGAAAATAGAAATTCTTGCCTTAATTCATAGAAACTATAAGGGAAAAGTATGTAAACCTAGATGATTGCAAATAGAGAGACTTACAAGCCTTCCTAACTATAAGGACTGTTGACTTTGGATAAAGTTCTCATACATTTTACTATAATTTATGTGTTTATCCCTGCTTTAGTTCACAAAAGCCTTGAGGTGGCCCTAAATAAGCATGGCTGTCTGGTCTCCTAGCAACACAGGATGTGACAGCAGATAGTATATTAATCTATTGCTGTGCAACAAACGACCCCAAAATTTAGCAGTGTgggacaacaaacatttattatctcacatggTTTCTGACGGTCAGGACGCAGTGTGGTTTGGTGGCCCTGGTTTAGGCTCCCTCATGAGGTTCTGGTGAAGCTGTCAGCTCAGCCGGGGCTACCGTTTCTGCAGACCTGACTGGGGGCTCTGGTCCCAGCCCACTCGCGTGGTTGTGGCCAGGAGGCTTCAGTTCCTGGCCGCAGTACTTGTTCACGTGCTGCTCGTTCGTGACATTACTTCTCCCTGAGCAAGTGATCTGAGAGAGCCAGAAGCCACACTGCCTCTTAAAAGTTTtaaccatttaatttttaattgtaatatacttgaaatataacattgtatagGTAGGTATACAACATGTTGATCTTATACATTGATGTATGTAATATGACTGCCACAGTAGCAACAATTAGCACCTCTGTCATGTCCACACTGCCTTTTCTAACCTGATATCAGGAGTGCCTCTGTCATTTTTCTCATATTCTGTTGGTCACATAGACCAACCTAGTCCAGTGTAGGAGGGGACCACACCGGGGTATGAAATACCAGGCGGTAGGATTGCCGGGGACCGTCTTGGAGGCTGGCTGCCCAGACAGTGAGAGGAAGACCACAGAAAGTAAACCCTGGAAGCCAGAAAGGCCGTGGTCTTGGTGACTCAgactggggaggaggagcccgCACTCTGGGTGCCAGCACACGGTGGAGGCATGGATAATGGTTAAACAGTATCCGTTATGGGTGCAGATCATTGCCAAAGGCTACACTTTACTCCacttcttattttctatttccgAAAAGGTATAATACATTACAGAAAGATTTCTAACCAGCAGTGTTAAAATGGTCGTTGAAGGGAGTGAGCTTCAGTTTGGAAAATGCACTCATTAAAAGAACTATTTACCTCTGTTACTGGATAAACTTCCTGTTACTGTGGTCAGGCTCCATGAGGTGGGCATGCTGAAAGTGTTAAGAAGGAATAAGCATTGGAAAGACCCTTAAAATGTTTTACTAATAAAGAAAGTAGTAAAGAAGGAATAGCATTGGAAAGACCCTTAGTTTACTAGAAAGGTAGTAGAAGTATTTTGATGTGCATGCACCCCAGCGGCCCTTCTTCGTGTTGCGTATGTTGTCACACACTCTAATTTTCAAGGTTTCATGCAAATACATAGTTTGCCTACAATGAATATGTAGTTGTTCTTATTCTTCAGAATGAAATAAGTTCTAGATTTGCATAATTAGCAGTATAACAACCAGTTACCTCTGTGCATAGATCAAGTTGCTCTTCTAAACCTACATGTTCTCACAAAAAGCTTATAAAAGAAGTGTTTTTAACTGCTGTGCAATGAGGAAGTTGAGGTGAGGCCAAGCCACAGACTAGCCCGTGGTCAAGTAGAATTGAAATTTGCTTTTTTGGCTCTGAAGTCCTATGTTTTCTAATTCACTAGATTGTGCTTCCTAGAAAAGTGTCATATCTTGTAAACTGTTGCTTAAACAGGTTATTACATAGCCTTGAAttaaaaattgggttgtttctacACTGTAGATTTGtgtattttatgtctttaaaagaaaatgaacaaaaagaacaTTGTGAACTCCAATTAAGGAAGTGTTTAGGGATACATTCCCTAATGTCTAACTTtcattgaaaaacataaaaaatgagatGGGAATGGGCATGTGATAAAGTAAATGTAATGAATAAAGTTTAAATCTAGGTGGTATTTACTGTACAGtgatttagtctttttttttttttttaaagatttcatttttatttttagagagaggggaagggaaggagaaagagaggagagaaacatcaatgtgtggttttctcttgtgtacccctactgggaacctggcccaaaacccaggcatgtgccctgactgggaatcaaaccagcaaacctttgggtcacaggctggagctcaatccattgagccacaccagccaggactgatttaatcatttttatgtttgaaaattttcataatatgggagaaaatgaaattgtaAACCCACTGGGAAAAAACTGAGCTGTCTCCAGTgcattgtaataatttttaataacttcttACTAAGTTGTACTTCCTGAGCAGCTGTGGTAAGTACAGAGAGGTATGAAAAACAGACAACTGGAGACCGTCCCTACCCTCGGAGCTTTTGGTTATAAACAAGGACAAAGAGTCTCCTTCCTAActggcctcttttctttttcaggggTATACATCAATTTCCGTCACCTTTATAAACAGCGCAGGCGGCTCTatggacagaaaagaaaaagatccacTGAAAAGAAATTAGATGACTTCTTGCCATTTAGACTTTTGAGCCTAATCTATAATTCTTAAAGTTTTACCTTCTTGTACTGatgtaaaagttttttaaagttaaatgatTAAATTCTCAGTAAGGCTATCTTCCATTTCCCCCAGTAACATCCTGAATTTGTTGTATTATCTTCCTGTAGTTCTTGCATGACATCCAAGACAGGTTCGTCCTTCTGTGTTCTGCTAGTGACAGCAGACTCAGCCTGCTCCCGCCCGCTCCGGGTCCAGTCGGTCTGCTCCATGCAAGCCAGAGAGGCTTCTTCAGTGTCCTGAAGCTACTCGGTACTGGCCATGCTTACAGCTGGAATTTGTTCTTTTCAGCTATTGATTGTGGAGGGAAAAATCACCCTTTTGCTCTATAGGGGGCTGAAAAGTGACCCAGGGAGGACCTAATATATTCTATACCCAAGGGTTACTTGTTAAGTAGGGTGGCACTGAGTTTTTTGAAAATCAATCCCATTTGCTAGGACATGTCTGAGTCCAAGTGGGCCTAGAGAACACACATTACCTCTGAACTCTTGGGCCTTTCCCGCACTGTGTTACCAGACAGTGCTTACCTGTGTGGGCACAGAGTGCTTTGAGAGAAACCAGTCAGAACCTCGAAACACCGTGATCACTTCATTCCAAGATAAATCAGAACTGTTTTCAACACTAAAGGAAGATGAAACACTAGTTAGGCAATAATGAGATCATAAGAATTCCAAACCCAGATGGCTATGGGGATCAAAAGGGTCAAACTGGCGATAAGATGACCGCTGGCAGTGCGGCCTGTGGCAACCTGGAAATATGAGAGTAGGCCAGGACAAACATGCCTACAAAACAGTTAGGCTGTGTGTGAACATAAAAACTCAATCTTCCTTCCCCTACACTGGCTAAGTCCGTTTACCTGCATACCTGTCAGAGTGAGTGGTGGGATCGTGTTTTGAACAGACCTAAAAACACCTGCTTTCATTCTGCCATTGTCCCACCGTCCTGCAGTAGGCCGGTGAGCAGAGAACCTGGGCGGGAGAACAGCCAGCTCGTCCTCTAACAAAGATTCCTGGCGGGAAACCCACCAACAGAGGAACGGGGGAAAAGTCGAGCATTGTGAAGTACGGCCATTGTCAAAAACATCAGTTTCTTCTACTACATTCCAAGTAAACGAAATAAAATGGGTTAGAAGTAATGCTTGTATAAAGAATTTAAGGTGCGattgctctttctgttttccattcCCGTTGTTCCtggggggaaggggctggaatgaGTTCTACGGTTTCTCTGAGCCCAAAATGGAGACTTGGTTTGACCTAAAAACATATGAGTAGCACAGGCAGGGTGATTTTTTACAAGTTCATTGCATTGAAAGGTATTTTGCATGTCTAACTTCTGTCGATACTCGTTTGTGTTAACTTCTGACGTTCTCTCACCTGACTTTGTGTGTGTAATTGGGCAGGTCAGCTTTGCAGGAGATTATGCTGCATCTGTGGCGGAATCTTATATTCTTATAAGCCCTTTTGTTGCTGTCTGAGAAAGCAAAAGATTGTGTATTTCTATTAAACATTTACAGTCAAAATCCTAATAACTTGTGTTTAAAGATCATTTGTGTATGTGAATGGTTTTGAAATTGTTAGTGATCAAAGTCCTTTGTTCATACAAAATAGTGTATAGCCCTTCAGCATGTTAAACCAAAAGTGGCTGCTCGGGTTGAGGCTGGCAGGAGTAACACCTTAGGCAGCCCACAGAACAATTTGAAAAGCACTGATGATGTAAATAACACCTGGGGAAGCTACCAGACTTGCCCAGCGTTGTGAAGCTGGCTGATGGATTGGAAGGGTAGCTGACTGCAGACACCTGTCAGAATCTAGCCTAGGCAGTGTCAGAAACAGGtcgacttctggccaagatggaggtgtaggtagatccactttgcctccttgtacaccTAAAAGGAGGACAGtaacacagttaaaaataaaaaatagccagAAGTGCCaaaattgaactgtttggaagtccgacagccaaggagttaaagaaacattcatccagactggtaggaggggcagagatgggcagctggggcggaGAGGACACGTGGCAAGCCAGCAGCTAGAGGAACCAGGGGATCCCATATCCGTGTGCGGATaaaacaggaggaacaactggggggtgagaccacacaacccagggttccagtgcagggaaataaagcctcaaaacctctggctataaaaacctacAGGAATTGAGGAGAGCTCTTTGGataggcccacagggtcct from Phyllostomus discolor isolate MPI-MPIP mPhyDis1 chromosome 1, mPhyDis1.pri.v3, whole genome shotgun sequence encodes:
- the HACD3 gene encoding LOW QUALITY PROTEIN: very-long-chain (3R)-3-hydroxyacyl-CoA dehydratase 3 (The sequence of the model RefSeq protein was modified relative to this genomic sequence to represent the inferred CDS: inserted 2 bases in 2 codons), yielding MENQVLTPHVYWAQRHRELYLRVELSDVQNPAISITENVLHFKAQGHGAKGDNVYEFYLEFLELVKPEPVYKLTQRQVNITVQKKVSQWWERLTKQEKRPLFLAPDFDRWLDESDAEMELRAKEEEHLNKLRIESEGSPETLVSLKKGYLFMYNLVQXLGYSWMFVNMTVRFLIFGKESFYDTFHTMADMMYFCQMLSVVETINAAIGVTKSPVVPSLTQLLGRNFILFIIFGTLEEMQNKAXVFFVFYIWSTVEIFRYPFYMLCCIDMDWKVLTWLRYTVWIPLYPLGCLTEAVSVIQSMPIFNETGRFSFTLPYPMKIKVRFSFFLQIYLIILFLGVYINFRHLYKQRRRLYGQKRKRSTEKKLDDFLPFRLLSLIYNS